From Pelotomaculum schinkii, the proteins below share one genomic window:
- a CDS encoding TetR-like C-terminal domain-containing protein, producing the protein MHQSACNGVQKTQNRKNNGYGLLKALCSDIFDHVFSKDLISENTHDFSSSNNDLEAKITHILYHLKDSKRDMKGILTRESGELFLSLFKKYLEQLFNEFMTNESLDGIPKEYVVNHMAGGFVETVKWWIQNDMAQSPEELTRYFFILHRLYH; encoded by the coding sequence ATGCACCAAAGCGCCTGTAATGGGGTTCAGAAGACCCAAAACCGAAAGAACAATGGCTACGGTTTATTGAAGGCATTATGCAGCGATATATTTGACCACGTATTCTCTAAGGATCTAATTTCTGAAAACACTCATGATTTTTCCTCTTCTAATAACGACCTGGAGGCTAAAATCACGCATATTTTATATCACTTAAAAGATAGCAAAAGAGATATGAAAGGAATTCTCACGCGTGAAAGTGGAGAGTTGTTTTTAAGCTTATTTAAAAAGTATCTGGAGCAGTTGTTCAATGAATTTATGACAAACGAAAGTTTGGATGGAATCCCTAAAGAGTATGTTGTTAATCATATGGCTGGTGGTTTTGTTGAAACCGTCAAATGGTGGATACAAAATGATATGGCACAGTCTCCGGAAGAATTAACCAGGTATTTTTTCATATTACATCGATTATATCATTAA
- a CDS encoding SWIM zinc finger family protein yields the protein MKDDKILFLTEEQIRKLADGSSFRRGIDYYESGNISNPVRQGKELRGECYGSRDQPYRVRVVLKKNGIEDASCSCPRGGFCKHIVALLLQYIHEPDSFEDVASLNTILARLSKEELIALIGELVLRDPSLASVVGLAAGTSKGQLLDVAALNREVQRTLRRHDPYDIETDLRQILQMAERLAEKEDWRGAGMVYAAVLDAMAQSYPDELQEMDESGDIACIAQDCEEGLKECLESGVIDKKTKRGWLITLLDAELADIEMGGIDFAPEVGDVILRYADKQDWEQLAASIRERIPKSDRWQRECLVNLLAGWEEQHGKLEQARQLVREFGTLEQQIFLKVEEGRPEEAMTLAKQHLRDKPGAIKQLADALVEASAGELAVSFLTELVAEKAYSGYLEWLVAHHRQDKPEVALAWQRQVFQQLPTLKSFQAMRQLGEQVGVWPQARTEALETVTQKKNGGLLIEIALDEGDVARALELLPQVVSGHSYKGEVAKAAESEHPREAIKLYQGMAEEAIAFKQTKKLFLCGKVVTACWGTLCATR from the coding sequence ATGAAAGACGACAAGATATTATTCTTGACAGAGGAACAGATCCGCAAGTTAGCTGATGGGTCCAGTTTCAGACGTGGGATCGATTATTACGAGTCCGGCAATATCTCCAACCCCGTCCGCCAAGGAAAAGAACTGCGCGGGGAGTGCTACGGGTCGCGCGACCAGCCGTACAGAGTCAGGGTGGTCTTGAAGAAGAACGGTATCGAGGATGCATCATGCTCTTGCCCGCGGGGCGGGTTCTGCAAACATATCGTCGCCCTGTTATTGCAATACATACACGAGCCCGATTCCTTCGAAGATGTGGCATCGCTGAACACCATCCTTGCCCGGCTTAGCAAGGAGGAACTGATCGCCCTGATCGGCGAGCTGGTACTGAGAGATCCTTCCCTGGCATCCGTGGTCGGGCTGGCGGCGGGAACGTCCAAGGGACAGCTGTTGGATGTGGCTGCCTTGAACCGTGAGGTACAGAGAACATTGCGCCGGCATGACCCCTATGATATCGAGACGGATCTGCGCCAGATTCTGCAGATGGCCGAACGCCTGGCTGAAAAGGAAGACTGGCGGGGGGCGGGGATGGTCTATGCCGCAGTGTTGGACGCCATGGCGCAAAGCTACCCCGATGAACTTCAGGAAATGGATGAGTCGGGGGACATCGCCTGTATTGCCCAGGACTGCGAAGAGGGGTTGAAGGAGTGCCTGGAATCAGGTGTTATCGATAAGAAGACAAAGCGGGGCTGGCTGATCACTCTTTTGGACGCTGAACTGGCCGACATCGAGATGGGTGGTATCGATTTTGCTCCTGAGGTTGGGGACGTCATTCTCAGATATGCCGATAAGCAGGACTGGGAGCAGCTTGCGGCCTCAATCCGGGAACGGATACCGAAAAGCGATCGCTGGCAGCGAGAGTGCTTGGTTAATCTCCTTGCGGGCTGGGAAGAACAGCACGGAAAACTGGAGCAAGCCCGGCAACTGGTCCGGGAGTTTGGTACTCTCGAACAGCAGATATTTCTTAAAGTCGAAGAAGGCAGGCCGGAAGAGGCAATGACTTTGGCCAAGCAGCATCTGCGTGACAAGCCGGGGGCTATAAAGCAACTGGCTGATGCCTTGGTGGAAGCCAGCGCCGGGGAGTTGGCGGTCAGCTTTCTGACTGAACTGGTAGCGGAAAAAGCGTATTCCGGTTACCTGGAATGGCTGGTAGCGCATCACCGGCAGGATAAGCCGGAGGTGGCCCTGGCATGGCAGCGCCAGGTTTTTCAGCAACTCCCCACCCTAAAATCATTTCAAGCGATGCGCCAGCTTGGTGAACAGGTGGGGGTATGGCCGCAGGCGCGCACCGAGGCTTTAGAAACAGTAACGCAAAAGAAAAATGGTGGCCTGCTGATTGAAATTGCACTGGACGAGGGCGATGTAGCACGGGCGCTGGAGCTGTTACCCCAGGTTGTCTCGGGGCACAGCTACAAAGGTGAAGTGGCCAAGGCGGCAGAGTCCGAACATCCCCGGGAAGCCATCAAGTTATACCAGGGGATGGCGGAAGAGGCTATCGCTTTTAAGCAGACGAAAAAGCTATTCCTATGCGGCAAGGTTGTTACGGCATGTTGGGGAACTTTATGTGCGACTCGGTGA